The proteins below are encoded in one region of bacterium:
- a CDS encoding DNA cytosine methyltransferase has product MKNVPRLLGSAEHDQINEVAHALGFKMAFTKLCTADYGVPQTRWCAFIIGCKFIDLSMLFPPRLIANQHP; this is encoded by the coding sequence ATGAAAAATGTTCCGCGGCTCCTTGGATCTGCGGAACATGATCAGATTAACGAGGTCGCACATGCCCTGGGCTTTAAGATGGCGTTTACCAAACTCTGTACAGCGGACTACGGCGTACCTCAAACCCGCTGGTGCGCCTTTATCATCGGATGTAAGTTTATAGATCTAAGCATGCTCTTTCCCCCAAGATTGATAGCGAACCAGCACCCTTGA
- a CDS encoding HNH endonuclease → MDKYGTEWSRDELILALHAYCQIPFAKTRASNPDVIALANLLGRTPGSAARKLGNLGAFDPTLAQKGISGLRHVAKTDRAIWEEFYGNWDALVRESQRIRKKLGASTPKTPEIFRLPERATERRGITKQRVYQDFFRRSVLAGYDSVCCVCQCDLLQLLVASHIVPWSVDKKNRLNPENGFCFCLLHDGAFDSGLLTVTESFTIRVADEARRSNNIFVRQTILDFDGKMVQKPRRFVPKAEFLDWHRRNVFRK, encoded by the coding sequence GTGGACAAGTATGGCACAGAGTGGAGCAGAGATGAGTTGATCTTGGCTCTTCACGCCTACTGTCAAATTCCATTCGCGAAGACAAGGGCGTCGAATCCGGACGTGATAGCCCTAGCCAATCTCCTTGGTCGGACACCAGGTTCGGCAGCTCGTAAACTTGGCAACTTGGGTGCGTTTGACCCAACGCTTGCTCAAAAGGGTATATCCGGCCTTAGGCATGTCGCGAAGACAGATAGGGCAATATGGGAGGAGTTCTATGGTAACTGGGATGCACTTGTCAGAGAAAGTCAACGAATCAGAAAAAAACTTGGCGCCTCGACTCCAAAAACACCCGAAATTTTTCGTCTACCTGAAAGAGCTACTGAGCGTCGAGGCATCACAAAGCAGCGAGTTTACCAGGATTTCTTCCGGCGTAGTGTGCTTGCGGGCTACGATTCTGTTTGCTGCGTCTGTCAGTGTGATCTCCTCCAATTACTCGTAGCTAGTCATATCGTCCCTTGGTCAGTTGACAAGAAGAACCGTCTGAATCCGGAGAACGGGTTTTGCTTCTGCCTCCTGCACGACGGGGCCTTTGATTCTGGTCTGCTTACTGTCACGGAGTCTTTCACTATCCGCGTGGCCGACGAAGCGCGTCGCAGTAACAACATTTTCGTGCGGCAAACAATACTAGACTTCGACGGAAAAATGGTTCAAAAACCACGTCGTTTTGTTCCGAAGGCAGAATTTTTGGATTGGCATCGTAGAAACGTCTTTAGGAAATGA
- a CDS encoding DNA polymerase has translation MSLSSTVPEMPPPLRWLFLDLNAYFASIEQELRPELRGKPVGVVPVMTDSTCCIAASYEAKAFGVKTGTIVRDAKKLCPKIQLVEARHRVYVEYHHKIVQAVESCLPVAAVLSIDEMACRLIGRERELEKALAFGRKIKQALREKVGSTLRCSVGLAPNRFLAKVATDLQKPDGLVVIRAEDLPGILHPLELQDLPGIGARMNTRLLKHGVYTVQQLCALSKSEMSKVWGGIVGERFWHWLRGDDLPEIATQRRTVGHSHVLPPELRNDEGAYAVAKKLVHKAAVRLRHMNYWAGVLAVNIRFSGEEGWSEQISMVECQDTLTMLEALARLWQERPHGNPVAVSVTLLDLVPNELHNLSLFEDPKRSKLAQAMDAINAKYGNGVVYFGGIHASKHAAPTRIAFSSIPDLWTFE, from the coding sequence ATGTCTCTCTCCTCGACCGTCCCGGAAATGCCACCGCCGTTGCGCTGGCTCTTTCTCGATTTGAATGCGTATTTTGCCTCCATCGAGCAAGAGCTGCGGCCCGAGCTGCGCGGCAAACCGGTGGGCGTGGTGCCGGTGATGACGGACAGCACGTGTTGCATCGCTGCGAGTTATGAAGCCAAAGCCTTCGGCGTCAAAACCGGCACCATCGTGCGCGACGCCAAAAAGCTTTGCCCAAAAATTCAATTGGTCGAAGCGCGGCATCGCGTTTATGTCGAGTATCATCACAAAATCGTGCAGGCGGTGGAATCCTGCCTGCCGGTGGCCGCGGTGTTGTCGATTGACGAAATGGCGTGCCGGCTGATTGGGCGGGAGCGTGAACTTGAGAAGGCGCTGGCCTTTGGCCGGAAAATCAAACAGGCGTTGCGGGAAAAAGTGGGCAGCACGCTGCGCTGTTCTGTCGGCCTGGCACCCAACCGATTTTTGGCGAAAGTTGCAACGGATTTGCAGAAGCCTGACGGCCTGGTGGTGATTCGCGCCGAAGATCTGCCCGGGATTCTTCATCCTTTAGAATTGCAGGATTTGCCGGGCATCGGCGCACGCATGAACACGCGCCTGCTCAAGCACGGCGTTTATACCGTACAACAGCTTTGCGCGCTTTCGAAAAGCGAGATGAGCAAAGTTTGGGGCGGAATTGTCGGCGAACGCTTTTGGCACTGGCTGCGCGGCGATGATTTGCCGGAGATCGCAACGCAGCGACGCACGGTCGGGCATTCGCATGTGTTGCCGCCGGAATTGCGCAATGACGAGGGCGCCTACGCCGTGGCGAAAAAACTCGTGCACAAAGCCGCGGTGCGGTTGCGGCACATGAATTATTGGGCGGGTGTGTTGGCGGTGAATATCCGCTTCAGTGGGGAAGAGGGCTGGTCGGAACAAATCAGCATGGTCGAATGCCAGGACACTTTGACGATGCTCGAGGCGCTGGCGAGGTTATGGCAAGAACGCCCGCATGGAAACCCCGTGGCAGTGAGCGTGACGCTGCTCGATCTCGTGCCGAACGAGTTGCACAATCTCTCGCTGTTCGAAGATCCCAAGCGCAGCAAACTCGCGCAGGCGATGGATGCCATTAACGCAAAATACGGCAACGGCGTCGTCTACTTCGGCGGCATTCACGCTTCCAAACATGCCGCGCCCACGCGCATTGCGTTCAGCAGCATTCCGGATCTGTGGACGTTTGAATGA